The following nucleotide sequence is from Dehalococcoidia bacterium.
TGGCTTGAATACGCTGGCGCTAATCCCTCTGCTCGCTTCCTGTTTTTACCTCATACTGCTGGCGATTGCTTCCCAGAGAGCTGGAAACCGAACGGGCAAGCTGTTCGCCTATTACCTCGGTATAGCCGCTTTCTGGAGTTTCACATCGTTCATGTTGCACCTCAACGCACCGGCTTCTCAGACCATATTCTGGAATAAAATCCTCGTTGTAGCCTTGATATGGACGCTGGTAGCCTATTATCACTTCGCCCTGGGATACACTGAACGTCGTCCCGGCTTGCCGCTGTACCTGGCTTATGCAGCGCTGGCCATAATGGCGCTACTTTCTTTTAGCGGGCACGCGGTAGAATATTCCCGCGTAGTGGATGGCGTAGTGGATTACCTCCTCTATCTCCCTGCTACGTTGTTCATAGGCATCACAGGGCTGTCTTTCAGCGCTTTGGTTATCAGCCTGCTGGTGATAAAATACAGACGTTCTACCGACCCCAAAGAGCGCAACCGCACTATGTACCTGTTTGTCGGCTGGGGCATTCTGGTGCTGCTCACCTATACCAATTTCATTCCGAGCTTGAAAAACCTTCCTCTGGACCATATCGGGAATCTGATAAATGCCCTCATTATCAGCTATGCCATCTCGCAGTACCGGCTTATGGATATCAAGCTGGCGGCCAGAACTGGATTGGCGTATATTGCGTCACTGGCTTTTATCATAGGCGGATGTGTCGGAACCATTCTATTGGTATTACGCGTTTTCCCTGACGAAGCGCGGCTCAGCGTGGTGCTGTTCGTAAGCGTGGTCGTTCTTTTGCTGATGGCATTGTTCCGTCCATTGTATAACTTAATTCAGAAAATTGTCGACCGCATTTTTTACCCCCAGACTTACGAGTATCGCAACGCGCTGATGGGTTTCAGCGCTAAAATGAGTTATATACTTGACCTCAACGAACTGGCGAGCGAGATGCTTCCTACTCTATGCAAAGCTCTCGACGCAAGTTGGGCCGGGCTATTGTTGCAGGGAAATGACAACGGCGATTTTTCACTTAAATATATTCAGCCTGAGCCGACCACCAAGCAGGCCTTCAATTTAAGCGGCGACAGTCTGGTAGTATCCTGGCTGGACAGAAACGACCAGGCGCTGGATCCTAAACAAATAGATACTATCCCAGAATTCCGCGGCCTATGGCAGGCCGAAAAAGAACAACTTACCAATTCGGGGCTGGGCATGTTATATCCTTTGAAGAGCCGGGACCGTCTGATTTGCATCCTGGCGCTCGGGCAAAAACACGTGGCCAAAAATTTTTCACATGAAGACCTCGATCTGGTAAGAGCGATGGCCAATCAGGCAGGAATTATTGTCGAGAACGCGCAACTCTTTACCCGGGCAAACACACGGGCGAACACTGACGAGCTTACCGGGCTGTACAACCACCGGCATTTCCACGAACGACTGGAACAGGAAATTGCCCGCGGCTCGCGCTTTGGCAATACCTTCTCGCTTATTATGATGGATATCGACCTGTTCAAATCATACAACGATATTTACGGGCATCTGGCTGGAGACCAGGTATTACGCCGCGTGGGGCATTATCTGGCAAGTTCCATACGCAGCATAGATATGGCTTTCCGTTATGGCGGTGAAGAGTTCACCATCATACTGCCTGAGGCCAGGCTGGACGACGCTTTTAAGGTGGCTGAACGCATACGTAAAACCATCGAATCGAAGAGCAGTTCGCACTCAATGCCTATTACAATGAGCGTTGGTGTGGCCAACTGGCCCAATGACGGTGTAATGAAGGAAGAGATAATCGGACGCGCCGACGCTGCGTTGTACAGGGCAAAACAGATGGGCCGCAACCGCACCTGTCTTTCATCGGAAGTGGTGAAAACCGGCATCACACTTATTGGCAACGAACTTGAAGCCCAGCCCAAAGCTCTAAGCATCATATACGCTCTGGCCGCCACCGTCGACGCCAAAGACAGCTATACCTATGGACACTCACGCAAGGTAAGTGAATATGCTGTCCTGATGTGTGAAGCTATGAAATTTCCCGTTGAAAAAGTTAGTGTCTTACGGGCCGCCGGGCTACTACATGACATAGGGAAAGTAGGAGTGCCGGATTCTATATTGACCAAGAAATCGGCACTTACCGGTGAAGAATGGAGCCCGATACGCCTGCATCCTGAACTTGGCGTGGAAATCCTGAAACACGTTATCGACCTCGTTAACTGCCTCCCCGCCATTCTGCATCATCATGAGCATTACGATGGCAGCGGCTATCCGGGCGGTTTAAAAACTGCCAGTATTCCTATAGAGGCGCGCATACTTTCTATCGCCGATGCTTATGATGCCATGACGTCTCCACGCCCATACCGGGCGCAATTTACACTTGAAGACGCTCTGCTGGAACTAAGACGGTGTGCAGGTACACAATTTGACCCGGACCTGGTCGAGATATTCTGCAGCATGATGCAGCCGCATCTGTTGAAAGACCGGGAACAAAAACAGCCGTAACCAGGCTAAGATACAATATTTGTATTCGGAATACCGCATCAAATTATGAAAGAACGCATCGTAATCTCCAGCGACCATGCCGGTTTCGACCTGAAATGCCATCTCAAACCCTTCATTGAAGGCCTGGGATATGAGGTCGAAGACATCGGCACGTTCAACAAAGAACCGGTTGACTATCCTGAATACACCTTCAATGCGGCGCAAAAAGTTGTTTCCGGCCAGTGCAGCATGGGAATTGTCTTTTGCGGCACAGGGCAGGGTGATGCCATGGTGGCCAACAAGGTGCCGGGCATTCGCGCCGCACTGTGCTGGAACGAGTTTACCGCCCGCATGAGCCGGGCGCATAACAATGCCAACATGCTGGTGCTCGGCGGATGGGTGACGGGATACAAAGTCGCTGAAGGAATTGTGCGAGTCTGGCTGGCAACTCGGTTCGAAGGTGGAAGGCATGAACGTCGTATTGGCCAGATTGGTGAAATAGAAAAACAGATGCGGTTGTCGCGCGGCAAAATATATGACATAACCCAGACGATTAGTCCCGGTATGCTGTCGTGGCCAGGAGAAGAAATTGTAGCCTTTAATAAGGTGGAATATGAGGGTGTGTCGAGCCTGACGCACTTCGTCCTGAGCGCTCACACGGGTACGCACGTTGATGCGCAGACACATATAATAAGCGGCGGCAAGGGCACGGACCAACTGGACTTGGAGCAACTGACAGGA
It contains:
- a CDS encoding diguanylate cyclase, producing MNTLALIPLLASCFYLILLAIASQRAGNRTGKLFAYYLGIAAFWSFTSFMLHLNAPASQTIFWNKILVVALIWTLVAYYHFALGYTERRPGLPLYLAYAALAIMALLSFSGHAVEYSRVVDGVVDYLLYLPATLFIGITGLSFSALVISLLVIKYRRSTDPKERNRTMYLFVGWGILVLLTYTNFIPSLKNLPLDHIGNLINALIISYAISQYRLMDIKLAARTGLAYIASLAFIIGGCVGTILLVLRVFPDEARLSVVLFVSVVVLLLMALFRPLYNLIQKIVDRIFYPQTYEYRNALMGFSAKMSYILDLNELASEMLPTLCKALDASWAGLLLQGNDNGDFSLKYIQPEPTTKQAFNLSGDSLVVSWLDRNDQALDPKQIDTIPEFRGLWQAEKEQLTNSGLGMLYPLKSRDRLICILALGQKHVAKNFSHEDLDLVRAMANQAGIIVENAQLFTRANTRANTDELTGLYNHRHFHERLEQEIARGSRFGNTFSLIMMDIDLFKSYNDIYGHLAGDQVLRRVGHYLASSIRSIDMAFRYGGEEFTIILPEARLDDAFKVAERIRKTIESKSSSHSMPITMSVGVANWPNDGVMKEEIIGRADAALYRAKQMGRNRTCLSSEVVKTGITLIGNELEAQPKALSIIYALAATVDAKDSYTYGHSRKVSEYAVLMCEAMKFPVEKVSVLRAAGLLHDIGKVGVPDSILTKKSALTGEEWSPIRLHPELGVEILKHVIDLVNCLPAILHHHEHYDGSGYPGGLKTASIPIEARILSIADAYDAMTSPRPYRAQFTLEDALLELRRCAGTQFDPDLVEIFCSMMQPHLLKDREQKQP
- the rpiB gene encoding ribose 5-phosphate isomerase B; translated protein: MKERIVISSDHAGFDLKCHLKPFIEGLGYEVEDIGTFNKEPVDYPEYTFNAAQKVVSGQCSMGIVFCGTGQGDAMVANKVPGIRAALCWNEFTARMSRAHNNANMLVLGGWVTGYKVAEGIVRVWLATRFEGGRHERRIGQIGEIEKQMRLSRGKIYDITQTISPGMLSWPGEEIVAFNKVEYEGVSSLTHFVLSAHTGTHVDAQTHIISGGKGTDQLDLEQLTGLARVCHLQGGHSIDRTLLSNRSLDGVSRLLLRTSNSALLETAIFNKDYVSLTEDAAEYLVEKGIKFLALDYLSVDKFDTCMYPVHRILLNAGVVIVESVNLSSVPASDYEMLCLPLKLEGCDGAPARVILRTL